From one Alicyclobacillus acidocaldarius subsp. acidocaldarius Tc-4-1 genomic stretch:
- the menE gene encoding o-succinylbenzoate--CoA ligase, whose protein sequence is MNVERAQAPVAFLPDWLSLHAERRPGRVALRSEHRAVTYAELYAAARSVAARAFALGVRPGDRVAVMCHQGLMHALCLHALMLLRAVLVPLNWRLQPHELAYQVEDCGASYVLCDESAAPLASRVADIASRPVQTVILSERAWEAESREGSVSVAPIDVSLPSVHAIVYTSGTTGRPKGAMITYQNHWYSAMASVLQFGLDPDEHWLVPMPLFHVGGMGVLMRSLIYGTTAVVHDRFDAERVDHALDSGEITLVSLVPTMLARLLKLRRGPYPARLRAILLGGAGCPRPVLERALELGLPVAQSYGLTETNTQVATIDLADALRKMGSSGRPLANTRIAVQGPSGPTTAPGVEGEILVQGPTVFAGYYNRKEETERALAGGWLHTGDIGRFDEEGFLYVLDRRADLIVSGGENVYPAEIESQLLALPGVVDAGVVGKPDDEWGQVPVAFVVLEPGKVLTDEMARALREELRGRLAHYKVPAEIRQVEALPRTASGKLMRYEMRKWVMQE, encoded by the coding sequence ATGAATGTAGAGCGAGCGCAGGCGCCCGTCGCCTTCTTGCCGGATTGGCTGTCGCTTCACGCGGAGCGCAGACCCGGGCGCGTGGCACTTCGGTCGGAACATCGCGCCGTGACCTACGCCGAGCTGTACGCCGCGGCGAGGTCGGTGGCGGCCAGGGCATTCGCGCTCGGTGTCCGCCCGGGCGATCGCGTCGCCGTGATGTGTCATCAGGGACTCATGCACGCGCTTTGCCTGCACGCGCTGATGTTGCTTCGCGCCGTTCTCGTGCCACTCAACTGGCGGCTTCAGCCGCACGAACTGGCGTATCAAGTCGAGGACTGCGGAGCGTCCTATGTGCTGTGCGACGAATCGGCGGCGCCACTCGCGTCTCGGGTGGCGGACATCGCGTCGCGCCCCGTGCAGACCGTGATCCTGTCGGAACGCGCTTGGGAGGCCGAGTCGCGCGAGGGGTCCGTATCTGTCGCGCCCATCGACGTGTCCCTTCCCTCGGTGCACGCCATCGTGTACACGAGCGGCACGACGGGCAGGCCCAAAGGCGCCATGATCACCTATCAAAACCATTGGTACAGCGCGATGGCGTCGGTACTTCAATTCGGCCTCGATCCGGACGAGCACTGGCTCGTCCCGATGCCGCTTTTTCACGTCGGCGGCATGGGTGTGCTCATGCGGAGCCTGATCTACGGCACGACGGCCGTCGTGCACGACCGGTTTGACGCGGAACGGGTGGATCACGCCTTAGATTCCGGCGAGATCACGCTGGTGTCGCTTGTGCCGACGATGCTCGCGCGGCTTCTCAAGCTGCGGCGTGGGCCGTACCCAGCGCGGCTGCGCGCCATCCTGTTGGGCGGCGCGGGCTGTCCTCGCCCTGTGCTGGAGCGCGCGCTCGAGCTCGGCCTGCCGGTCGCGCAGAGCTATGGGCTTACGGAGACGAACACGCAGGTGGCGACCATCGACCTAGCTGACGCGCTGCGCAAGATGGGGTCGTCCGGGCGCCCGCTTGCCAACACGCGCATCGCTGTACAGGGCCCGTCTGGGCCCACGACAGCGCCTGGTGTCGAGGGTGAGATCCTCGTGCAGGGCCCGACTGTATTCGCTGGTTATTATAACAGAAAAGAGGAGACGGAACGCGCGCTAGCCGGGGGATGGCTCCACACGGGGGACATCGGGCGCTTCGACGAAGAGGGCTTTTTGTACGTGTTGGATCGGCGCGCGGATCTCATCGTGTCGGGCGGGGAAAACGTGTATCCCGCTGAGATCGAGTCGCAGCTGCTCGCGCTTCCCGGTGTGGTGGACGCCGGCGTCGTGGGAAAACCGGACGACGAGTGGGGGCAGGTGCCCGTGGCGTTCGTAGTCCTGGAGCCGGGCAAGGTGCTCACGGACGAAATGGCGCGCGCGCTTCGCGAGGAGCTTCGAGGTCGGCTCGCACATTACAAGGTGCCCGCCGAAATCCGGCAAGTCGAGGCGTTGCCGCGCACGGCGTCCGGCAAGCTGATGCGCTACGAGATGAGAAAGTGGGTGATGCAGGAATGA
- a CDS encoding isochorismate synthase yields MSVTAQEALRQSLFARIVEAFTEASARGQTDLPVRLRVPWDRSLASLAHWHRWEPAVYSRPPSGEERFGVGVYRQLVASADDDWDDLKARFAQEQLPADLPWFGAVPFDFHALPLGIWAAWPKSIWFAPRLYLTKAPSSDVANVVYMPPRGADEMDVRADVMDLLDVHGEDPSRERPLFEEPEDFRRFADKVHRALREIGQGRLSKVVVARFVTGRVTRPLDEALEMLASRYPESHVFALSWQGRWLLSASPERLCKVRAQMAEIDCLAGTARRGQSDEEDRKLQDELLASAKIQREHRAVVDHVLQSIAPLCERVEAESEPAVLKLANVQHLRTRVWGRLKPGVGLFDLAKALHPTPAVAGTPQREATSYVTAHEGWPRGYYAGAFGTYAQGEGELDVCLRSAFVDAGEAALFAGCGIVEGSDPVAEWQESELKLRPMREALGVLGEVGP; encoded by the coding sequence ATGAGCGTGACGGCGCAGGAAGCACTGCGACAAAGCCTTTTCGCGCGAATCGTCGAGGCATTTACCGAGGCGTCGGCGCGCGGGCAGACAGACCTGCCCGTTCGGTTGCGCGTTCCGTGGGACCGCTCGCTTGCGTCGCTCGCCCACTGGCATCGCTGGGAACCCGCTGTCTACAGCCGTCCGCCAAGCGGAGAAGAGCGTTTCGGGGTGGGCGTATACCGCCAGCTGGTGGCGAGCGCGGACGACGACTGGGACGATCTGAAGGCTCGCTTTGCGCAGGAACAACTTCCGGCGGACCTGCCGTGGTTTGGGGCCGTTCCGTTCGATTTCCACGCCCTTCCCCTCGGCATCTGGGCGGCTTGGCCGAAGTCCATCTGGTTTGCGCCCAGGCTGTACCTCACGAAGGCGCCTTCTTCGGACGTCGCGAATGTGGTCTACATGCCGCCGCGCGGCGCTGACGAGATGGACGTGCGCGCGGACGTCATGGATCTCCTCGACGTCCACGGTGAAGACCCCTCAAGGGAGCGCCCGCTCTTCGAAGAGCCTGAGGATTTTCGCCGGTTTGCGGACAAGGTCCATCGCGCGCTCCGAGAGATTGGTCAAGGGCGGCTCAGCAAGGTGGTGGTCGCCCGCTTCGTCACCGGCCGCGTCACGCGCCCGCTCGACGAGGCCCTCGAGATGCTTGCTTCACGGTATCCCGAGAGCCATGTCTTCGCGCTCTCCTGGCAAGGGAGATGGCTTTTGTCCGCGAGCCCCGAGCGACTCTGTAAGGTCCGGGCGCAGATGGCCGAGATCGACTGTCTCGCCGGTACGGCGCGCAGAGGCCAGAGCGACGAGGAAGACCGCAAACTCCAGGACGAGCTCCTCGCGAGCGCGAAGATTCAGCGGGAGCACCGAGCCGTGGTCGATCACGTCCTGCAATCCATCGCGCCGCTCTGTGAGCGCGTGGAGGCCGAGTCTGAGCCCGCGGTGCTCAAACTGGCAAACGTGCAGCATCTGCGGACGCGGGTGTGGGGGCGGTTGAAACCTGGCGTAGGGCTGTTCGACCTGGCGAAGGCGCTTCACCCGACCCCCGCGGTTGCAGGAACACCCCAGCGGGAGGCCACGAGTTATGTGACCGCCCATGAGGGCTGGCCGCGTGGGTATTACGCGGGTGCGTTCGGAACGTATGCCCAGGGAGAGGGCGAACTCGACGTGTGCCTGCGTTCAGCCTTTGTCGACGCCGGGGAAGCCGCGCTCTTCGCGGGCTGTGGGATTGTCGAAGGGTCGGATCCGGTCGCCGAGTGGCAGGAGAGCGAACTCAAGCTCAGGCCGATGCGGGAGGCCTTGGGCGTGCTAGGGGAGGTCGGGCCTTGA
- the menB gene encoding 1,4-dihydroxy-2-naphthoyl-CoA synthase, with amino-acid sequence MTLNWERVKEYTDIIYERAEGIARVTINRPEVRNAFRPETVMEMIDAFQHIRDDSSTGVVLLRGQGDEAFCSGGDQRVRGHGGYVGSDGVPRLNVLDLQRLIRTLPKPVIAVVAGYAIGGGHVLHVCCDLTIAAENAVFGQVGPKVGSFDGGYGVSLLSRLVGQKKAKEIWFLCRQYNAQEALQMGLVNAVVPLERLEEESIRWAKEILEKSPIAIRFLKAAFNADTDGAAGLQQFAGDATMLYYMTDEAKEGARAFLEKRPPDFSKFPRLP; translated from the coding sequence ATGACGCTCAATTGGGAGCGAGTGAAAGAGTACACCGACATTATCTACGAGCGGGCCGAAGGCATTGCGCGGGTCACCATCAACCGCCCGGAGGTCCGAAATGCGTTTCGACCGGAGACCGTGATGGAGATGATCGACGCCTTTCAACACATCCGCGACGACAGTTCCACTGGTGTGGTGCTGTTGCGCGGCCAAGGGGACGAGGCGTTCTGCTCCGGCGGCGATCAGCGCGTGCGCGGCCACGGTGGCTACGTCGGCAGCGATGGCGTGCCGAGACTGAACGTGCTGGATCTGCAGCGGCTCATCCGCACGTTGCCCAAACCGGTTATCGCCGTGGTAGCGGGTTACGCCATCGGTGGGGGTCACGTGCTCCACGTCTGCTGTGACCTGACGATTGCAGCGGAGAACGCCGTGTTCGGCCAGGTTGGGCCCAAGGTCGGCAGCTTTGACGGTGGCTACGGCGTCTCGCTTCTCTCGCGGCTCGTGGGCCAGAAGAAGGCGAAGGAAATCTGGTTCCTCTGCCGGCAGTACAACGCTCAGGAAGCCCTGCAAATGGGGCTCGTGAACGCGGTGGTTCCCCTCGAGCGGCTTGAGGAAGAATCGATCCGCTGGGCGAAGGAAATCCTGGAGAAGAGCCCGATTGCCATCCGCTTCCTGAAAGCGGCGTTCAACGCGGACACCGACGGCGCGGCCGGGCTGCAGCAGTTTGCGGGCGACGCCACGATGCTGTACTACATGACGGACGAGGCGAAGGAGGGCGCCCGAGCGTTCCTCGAAAAGCGTCCGCCCGATTTCAGCAAGTTCCCGCGGCTGCCCTGA